From a single Mycolicibacterium mengxianglii genomic region:
- a CDS encoding glycoside hydrolase family 6 protein — translation MSSAGGTVARWISPFLAVAAVAGMGGSADPVQVDPAPAIRLVSEANPLVGRPFYVNPDSKGMRAAQGDPNPLLAAVVNTPTAYWMDHLSTPAVDAKYIATAQAAGTMPILALYGIPNRDCGSFAAGGFGSAGAYRGWIDGVAAAIGTGPAAVILEPDALAMADCLSGDQRQERFDLIRYAVDTLTRNPATAVYIDGGHSRWVSVEEMAARLNQVGVDKARGFSLNTANFFTTEEEIGYGEAISGLTNGANYVIDTSRNGAGPVEGDPLYWCNPSGRALGVPPTTATAGPHADAYLWVKRPGESDGSCGRGDPGAGRFVNQYAVDLARNAGW, via the coding sequence ATGTCCTCAGCTGGTGGCACCGTCGCACGTTGGATCTCCCCCTTCCTGGCGGTCGCGGCCGTCGCCGGCATGGGTGGGTCCGCTGACCCCGTCCAGGTCGATCCCGCCCCGGCGATACGGCTGGTCTCCGAGGCCAACCCGCTGGTCGGAAGGCCTTTCTACGTCAATCCTGATTCGAAGGGGATGCGCGCTGCACAGGGCGATCCGAATCCCCTGTTGGCCGCCGTCGTCAACACGCCCACGGCGTACTGGATGGACCACCTGTCCACCCCGGCGGTGGACGCGAAGTACATCGCCACGGCACAGGCCGCCGGCACCATGCCGATCCTGGCTCTGTATGGCATCCCGAATCGCGACTGCGGCAGCTTCGCCGCGGGCGGGTTCGGATCGGCCGGCGCCTATCGAGGGTGGATCGACGGCGTCGCCGCCGCCATCGGCACCGGACCGGCCGCGGTCATCCTCGAACCTGACGCGCTCGCGATGGCCGACTGCCTCTCCGGCGACCAGCGCCAGGAACGCTTCGACTTGATCCGCTACGCCGTCGACACGCTGACTCGCAACCCGGCCACGGCCGTGTACATCGACGGTGGGCACTCTCGTTGGGTGAGCGTCGAGGAAATGGCCGCGCGCCTCAATCAGGTCGGTGTGGACAAGGCCCGAGGGTTCAGCCTCAACACGGCGAACTTTTTCACCACCGAAGAAGAAATCGGCTACGGCGAAGCGATTTCCGGACTCACCAATGGCGCAAACTACGTGATCGACACCTCGCGCAACGGCGCAGGCCCAGTCGAGGGCGACCCGCTGTACTGGTGCAATCCCAGCGGACGAGCACTGGGCGTGCCACCCACCACCGCCACCGCGGGCCCACACGCCGACGCCTACCTCTGGGTCAAGCGCCCCGGTGAATCCGACGGATCCTGTGGCCGCGGGGACCCCGGAGCGGGCCGATTCGTGAATCAATACGCCGTCGATCTGGCCCGCAACGCCGGCTGGTAG
- a CDS encoding tautomerase family protein translates to MPVTDITLLRGRTPEQLTDIADAVQDALVSEFGIPAEDRFQVIHQCERHELIYDRTFMGGPRTDGFVMIRVVVGKERPLEAKRAFFATVVSNLGKRAGVAAEDVFIMLDSVSIDNLSAAGGRPFDPPHLREPGH, encoded by the coding sequence ATGCCGGTCACCGACATCACTTTGCTGCGCGGCCGGACACCCGAACAGCTCACCGATATTGCCGATGCCGTGCAGGATGCGCTCGTGTCCGAGTTCGGCATTCCCGCCGAAGACCGGTTTCAGGTCATCCATCAGTGCGAGCGCCATGAGCTCATCTATGACCGCACCTTCATGGGCGGACCGAGAACCGACGGGTTCGTGATGATCCGGGTGGTCGTCGGCAAGGAGCGGCCGTTAGAGGCCAAGCGTGCGTTCTTCGCCACCGTCGTGAGCAATCTGGGAAAGCGCGCGGGCGTCGCCGCCGAAGATGTCTTCATCATGCTCGACTCGGTGAGCATCGACAACCTGTCCGCCGCCGGCGGCCGCCCGTTCGACCCACCGCACCTGCGTGAGCCCGGCCACTAG
- a CDS encoding EthD family reductase, whose product MSETKLTVIYDNPTAPEEFESSYVTEQLEAARRIPGYVRMEASKVWPKEDGSPTPAYRMIDLYFPDYATASEAVATPEAQAFFTAMGQLSTGGVRVLFSDIEVPQN is encoded by the coding sequence ATGTCGGAAACGAAGCTCACCGTCATATATGACAACCCCACAGCGCCAGAGGAATTCGAGAGTTCTTACGTCACAGAACAATTGGAGGCCGCGCGTCGCATTCCGGGCTATGTTCGGATGGAAGCCTCGAAGGTATGGCCCAAGGAAGACGGCAGTCCGACTCCCGCCTACCGCATGATCGACCTGTACTTCCCCGACTACGCGACCGCCAGCGAGGCCGTGGCCACGCCGGAAGCGCAGGCGTTCTTCACGGCCATGGGGCAACTCTCCACGGGTGGGGTCCGCGTGTTGTTCTCCGACATCGAGGTGCCGCAGAACTGA
- a CDS encoding ABC-F family ATP-binding cassette domain-containing protein, translating to MTATLVAKNVAGGFAHRTLFEGLDVTVAPGDVIGIVGANGAGKSTLLRILAGDLEPLEGTVSLAPADAFVGWLPQEHERVPGETVTEYIARRSGCAEATRAMEAAAAALADPPQSPSETDPADAYSAALDHWLATGAADLDERLPAVLADLGLGSDAVRPESTLMTDLSGGQAARVGLAALLVSRFDIVLLDEPTNDLDLDGLARLEQFVGDLRGGVVLVSHDREFLARTVTRVLELDLAQNTNTVFGGGYESYLEEREVGRRHRREEYDEFAEKKADLVARARTQREWSSQGVRNAMRKAPDNDKIRRRAASESSEKQAQKVRQMESRIARLEEVVEPRKEWTLEFTIGSAPRSSSVVATLDNAVVRQGEFVLGPVSLQVDAGERIGIIGPNGAGKSTLLRLLLGRTQPDEGRASLGANVAIGEIDQARIDFTGQERLVDRFEGWVPSWSTADVRTLLAKFGLGADHVERVVDELSPGERTRAGLALLQARGTNVLVLDEPTNHLDLAAIEQLEEALESYDGALLLVTHDRRMLQNVRLDRRWQVDNGRVTEL from the coding sequence ATGACCGCAACGCTTGTCGCGAAGAATGTGGCCGGCGGGTTCGCCCATCGCACCCTCTTCGAAGGGCTCGACGTGACCGTCGCCCCGGGTGATGTGATCGGTATCGTCGGCGCTAACGGCGCAGGCAAAAGCACACTGCTGCGAATTCTGGCGGGCGATCTCGAGCCACTCGAGGGTACGGTCAGCCTTGCTCCGGCTGACGCGTTCGTCGGGTGGCTGCCCCAGGAGCATGAACGGGTCCCCGGAGAAACTGTCACCGAGTACATCGCGCGGCGTTCGGGCTGCGCCGAAGCGACGCGGGCCATGGAAGCGGCGGCTGCCGCCTTGGCAGACCCGCCCCAGAGCCCGTCGGAGACGGATCCGGCCGACGCCTACTCCGCCGCGCTGGATCACTGGCTCGCTACCGGGGCGGCGGACCTCGACGAACGGTTGCCGGCGGTCCTGGCCGACCTGGGTCTGGGCTCCGACGCGGTGCGACCGGAATCGACTCTGATGACGGACTTGTCGGGCGGGCAGGCGGCGCGGGTGGGATTGGCCGCTTTGCTCGTGTCGCGGTTCGACATCGTCTTGCTCGATGAGCCGACCAACGATCTCGACCTGGACGGACTCGCCCGGCTGGAGCAGTTCGTCGGCGATCTTCGTGGCGGTGTGGTGCTGGTCAGCCATGATCGAGAGTTCCTGGCACGCACCGTCACCCGCGTCCTCGAACTGGATTTGGCACAGAACACCAACACCGTCTTCGGCGGCGGGTACGAAAGCTACCTCGAAGAGCGGGAGGTCGGTCGCCGACACCGGCGCGAAGAGTATGACGAGTTCGCCGAGAAGAAGGCCGACCTCGTGGCCCGCGCACGCACCCAACGCGAATGGTCGAGCCAGGGCGTCCGCAACGCCATGCGCAAGGCTCCCGACAACGACAAGATCCGTCGCCGCGCCGCCAGCGAGTCAAGTGAGAAGCAGGCGCAGAAGGTGCGTCAGATGGAGAGCCGAATCGCCCGCCTGGAGGAGGTGGTCGAACCTCGTAAAGAATGGACCCTCGAATTCACCATCGGATCCGCTCCACGATCGAGTTCGGTGGTGGCAACACTGGACAATGCCGTTGTGCGACAAGGTGAGTTCGTTCTCGGACCGGTGTCGCTCCAGGTGGATGCCGGCGAGCGGATCGGCATCATCGGCCCAAACGGGGCGGGAAAGTCGACACTGCTACGGCTGCTCCTGGGCCGCACGCAGCCCGACGAGGGTCGCGCGAGCTTGGGTGCCAACGTCGCCATCGGCGAAATCGACCAGGCGCGTATTGATTTCACCGGACAGGAGCGCCTCGTCGATCGGTTCGAGGGGTGGGTACCGTCGTGGTCGACCGCCGATGTGCGGACCCTTCTTGCGAAATTCGGGCTGGGTGCCGACCATGTGGAACGCGTGGTCGACGAGCTCTCGCCCGGTGAGCGGACCCGTGCCGGCCTTGCCTTGCTGCAGGCCCGTGGCACGAATGTGTTGGTTCTCGATGAGCCGACGAACCATCTTGACCTGGCCGCCATCGAGCAGCTGGAAGAGGCGCTCGAATCCTATGACGGTGCGTTGTTGTTGGTGACGCACGACCGCCGGATGTTGCAGAACGTCCGGCTGGACCGTAGGTGGCAGGTCGACAACGGGCGTGTCACAGAGTTGTAG
- a CDS encoding LysR family transcriptional regulator translates to MPGVPMPTLSQLNSFLAVVDEGGFTAASLRLEMSQPAVSRAVATLEKELGVALLIRGRGRPSLTDAGTRALVHAREAVRQLTLLQTETAIAGEVAGTLSLASLPSVTATLIAPQLRKFTARYPAVTVRLLEGSEQEVRDWLDQGAAEAGVVSLPVTGLDAAVLGDQDLVAVLPADHRLAGWDEVDYASWPRNPSSARPVAAPRCSCPLRVGPGSPSTWHSRRAGCPRYSRSSAPASE, encoded by the coding sequence ATGCCCGGAGTACCGATGCCGACGTTGTCGCAGCTGAACTCGTTCCTGGCGGTGGTCGACGAGGGTGGTTTCACCGCCGCCAGTCTGCGGCTGGAGATGTCACAGCCTGCGGTCAGTCGCGCCGTTGCCACGTTGGAGAAAGAGTTGGGCGTTGCGTTGCTGATCCGCGGCCGTGGACGCCCGTCATTGACCGACGCCGGTACACGCGCGCTGGTGCACGCGCGCGAGGCGGTGCGGCAGCTGACCTTGCTGCAGACCGAGACCGCCATCGCTGGTGAGGTCGCCGGAACGTTGAGCCTGGCGAGCCTACCGAGCGTCACCGCAACCCTCATCGCACCGCAGCTGCGGAAATTCACCGCCCGCTATCCGGCGGTGACCGTTCGCTTGCTGGAAGGCAGCGAGCAGGAAGTGCGGGACTGGCTCGACCAGGGCGCCGCCGAGGCGGGGGTGGTCAGCCTCCCGGTCACGGGCCTCGACGCCGCGGTCCTCGGTGACCAGGACCTGGTTGCGGTGCTGCCCGCGGACCACCGGCTGGCCGGCTGGGATGAGGTCGACTACGCGAGTTGGCCAAGGAACCCTTCGTCCGCTCGACCGGTGGCTGCGCCGAGGTGTTCATGCCCGTTGCGCGTCGGGCCGGGGTCACCTTCGACGTGGCATTCGAGGCGCGCGGGATGTCCGCGGTACTCGAGATCGTCCGCGCCGGCCTCGGAGTGA
- a CDS encoding LysR substrate-binding domain-containing protein, which translates to MPVARRAGVTFDVAFEARGMSAVLEIVRAGLGVSILPVAGLPELPEDIVVRPLIPRTVRSLGVAISASASTPARAFLDQIASANAESHYR; encoded by the coding sequence ATGCCCGTTGCGCGTCGGGCCGGGGTCACCTTCGACGTGGCATTCGAGGCGCGCGGGATGTCCGCGGTACTCGAGATCGTCCGCGCCGGCCTCGGAGTGAGCATTCTGCCCGTCGCCGGGCTGCCCGAACTTCCCGAGGACATCGTGGTCCGTCCGTTGATCCCCAGGACCGTTCGCTCACTCGGCGTCGCGATCTCGGCCAGCGCGTCGACCCCGGCGCGAGCGTTCCTGGATCAGATCGCCTCCGCGAACGCTGAGTCCCATTATCGGTGA
- a CDS encoding fused (3R)-hydroxyacyl-ACP dehydratase subunits HadA/HadB: MTAAAETSALEARVGHYYQMDGTYLVGREKVREYARAVQDYHPAHWDVAAAAELGYSGLVAPLTFTSAPGMSCNRRMFESVVVGYDTYLQTEEVFEQHRPIVAGDELHVDVELTSVRRIAGRDLITVTNTFTDTAGERVHTLHTTVVGVTAEDLDPTIKTAVQNAMMHDVDFSAVSESGDTYEKTVRPAGEVRFADGGTTRTPGTPSFDDVKVGDELPAHHTRLSRGDLVNYAGVAGDANPIHWDEDIAKLAGLPDVIAHGMLTMGLGAGFVSAWSGDPGAVTRYAVRLSAPAIVSAKEGADIEFGGRIKSLDPETRTGVVVVSAKSDGRKIFGLATLNVRFG; the protein is encoded by the coding sequence ATGACCGCAGCAGCAGAAACGTCGGCACTCGAAGCACGGGTCGGCCACTACTACCAGATGGACGGCACCTACCTGGTCGGCCGCGAGAAGGTGCGCGAGTACGCCCGCGCAGTGCAGGACTATCACCCCGCTCACTGGGATGTCGCCGCCGCCGCGGAGCTGGGCTATTCGGGCCTGGTGGCGCCGCTGACGTTCACGTCGGCGCCGGGCATGTCCTGCAATCGCCGCATGTTCGAATCGGTGGTCGTCGGTTACGACACCTACCTGCAGACCGAAGAGGTCTTCGAGCAACACCGCCCGATCGTCGCGGGCGACGAACTCCACGTCGACGTCGAGCTGACGTCGGTGCGCCGGATTGCCGGCAGAGACCTGATCACCGTGACCAACACCTTCACCGACACCGCCGGCGAGCGCGTGCACACCCTGCACACCACCGTCGTCGGGGTCACTGCCGAGGATCTCGATCCGACGATCAAGACGGCCGTACAGAACGCGATGATGCACGACGTGGACTTCTCCGCGGTCAGTGAATCCGGCGATACGTATGAGAAGACGGTGCGCCCCGCGGGCGAGGTCCGATTCGCCGACGGAGGCACGACCCGCACGCCGGGGACGCCGTCCTTCGATGACGTGAAGGTCGGCGACGAGCTACCGGCGCACCACACTCGGCTGTCGCGTGGCGACCTCGTGAACTATGCCGGTGTCGCCGGCGACGCAAACCCGATCCACTGGGACGAAGACATCGCCAAGCTGGCCGGGCTGCCCGACGTGATCGCCCACGGCATGCTCACCATGGGCTTGGGTGCCGGATTCGTCTCCGCGTGGTCGGGCGACCCCGGGGCCGTCACCCGCTACGCGGTGCGACTGTCGGCACCCGCGATCGTCTCGGCCAAGGAGGGCGCCGACATCGAATTCGGCGGCCGGATCAAGTCGCTGGACCCGGAGACCCGCACCGGTGTCGTCGTGGTCTCGGCGAAGTCCGACGGCCGGAAGATCTTCGGTCTGGCGACGTTGAACGTCCGCTTCGGCTGA